In Panthera leo isolate Ple1 chromosome E3, P.leo_Ple1_pat1.1, whole genome shotgun sequence, a genomic segment contains:
- the UNKL gene encoding putative E3 ubiquitin-protein ligase UNKL isoform X5, with protein MIEKILGEDPRWQDASFVLGSYKTEPCPKPPRLCRQGYACPHYHNSRDRRRSPRRFQYRSTPCPSVKHGDEWGEPARCDSGDSCQYCHSRAEQQFHPEIYKSTKCNDMRQTGYCPRGPFCAFAHVEKSLGTANGWGCPATARSSAASSGQPVHAKRRESPAEGSHKAAEQDSKQNHLPVSTGAHPLAPSLGSSVASSAGSGSSSPAALPSAPRTHPPEPAPGPAVDLHPGDVSLAPLDKELEEHDLGDLGPAGPRSPGGSAPVTIPGRLPRSPSLLSSPSVSASPLSSLSQSLSGPLVSSAMTPPQQPPALTSEPGALGSSAASYSSLGLNGVPGSIWDFVSGSFSPSPSPILNAGPAPASSASPSGAELARVRRQLDEAKRKIRQWEESWQQVKQACDAWQREAKEAKERALAADSARQLALQKKEEVEAQFRRLREELEGRGPGAALPGLPRCADLGATPLPKLHSLQTRLRLDLEAVDGVSPGATTLFLPRLPALPSGPAPRGPESPSRVTVPSRPVPRLFSALSYKPLPGQGFVLEPGASEGSRAASPPPLQLCLPSWPVGLVPGQGSDEPSPMSPAAGHKAQVWASIRAQPIEVATPSHVGDPPASGQAVRRVPGAGPRRRPAALRLLRGPTAPMVTAASPAPRAPPGSGTTGARGPDAPGP; from the exons ATGATCGAGAAGATCCTGGGCGAGGACCCCCGGTGGCAAG ACGCCAGTTTCGTGCTGGGCAGCTATAAAACAGAGCCGTGTCCGAAGCCACCGCGTCTGTGTCGCCAGGGCTATGCGTGTCCGCACTACCACAACAGCAGGGACCGGCGGCGGAGCCCGCGAAGGTTCCAGTACAG GTCCACGCCGTGTCCCAGCGTGAAGCACGGTGACGAGTGGGGTGAGCCCGCGAGGTGTGACAGTGGGGACAGCTGTCAGTACTGCCATTCCCGCGCGGAGCAGCAATTTCACCCGGAG ATCTACAAGTCTACAAAGTGCAACGACATGCGCCAAACCGGTTACTGCCCCCGGGGCCCCTTCTGCGCCTTCGCACACGTGGAAA AGAGCCTCGGAACGGCCAACGGCTGGGGCTGCCCCGCGACCGCCCGCAGCTCCGCGGCCAGCAGCGGCCAGCCCGTGCAC GCGAAGCGGAGAGAGTCACCTGCCGAGGGCAGCCACAAGGCCGCTGAGCAGGACAGCAAGCAG AACCACCTGCCGGTGTCCACAGGGGCTCATCCGCTCGCCCCCAGCCTGGGTTCCAGCGTGGCATCCAGCGCCGGCTCTGGCAGCTCCTCCCCGGCCGCCCTGCCCTCGGCTCCCCGCACCCACCCGCCTGAGCCCGCCCCAG GCCCCGCTGTGGATCTTCATCCCGGCGATGTCAGCCTCGCACCCCTAGATAAGGAGCTGGAGGAGCATGACCTGGGCGACCTGGGACCGGCAG GTCCGCGGTCGCCGGGGGGCTCGGCACCCGTCACCATCCCCGGCCGCCTGCCCCGCTCCCCGTCCCTGCTGTCGTCCCCCTCAGTGTCTGCCTCCCCACTCAGCTCGCTCTCCCAGTCTCTGTCGGGGCCCCTCGTCTCTTCGGCCATGACGCCCCCCCAGCAGCCGCCGGCCCTCACGTCGGAGCCCGGGGCGCTGGGCTCCTCGGCTGCGTCCTACAGCTCCTTAG GCTTGAACGGCGTCCCCGGGAGCATCTGGGACTTTGTTTCCGGCAGCTTCTCTCCCAGCCCGTCCCCCATCCTGAACGCCGGCCCTGCCCCCGCCTCAAGCGCCAGCCCGAGCGGAGCAGAGCTGGCCCGGGTCAGGCGGCAGCTGGACGAGGCCAAGAGGAAGATCCGGCAGTGGGAGGAGTCCTGGCAGCAGGTGAAGCAG GCCTGTGACGCGTGGCAGCGGGAGGCCAAGGAGGCCAAGGAGCGGGCGCTGGCGGCCGACAGCGCTCGGCAGCTGGCGCtgcagaagaaggaggaggtggaagcCCAGTTCCGGAGGCTGCGGGAGGAGCTGGAGGGCCGAGGGCCGGGCGCTGCGCTCCCAGGGCTGCCGCGCTGTGCCGACCTCggagccacccccctccccaagctgCACTCGCTGCAGACTCGGCTGCGCCTGGATCTGGAAGCCGTGGATGGGGTGAGTCCAGGGGCCACAACCCTCTTCCTTCCCCGCCTGCCGGCCCTGCCCTCCGGCCCTGCCCCGCGCGGTCCGGAGTCACCCTCCAGAGTCACCGTGCCATCTCGGCCTGTTCCACGCTTGTTCTCTGCACTCAGCTACAAACCCCTTCCAGGCCAGGGCTTTGTGTTAGAACCTGGAGCATCTGAAGGTTCCAGAGCAGcttccccacccccgctccaGCTCTGCCTGCCCTCTTGGCCGGTGGGCTTGGTCCCGGGTCAGGGGTCTGATGAGCCCAGTCCCATGAGCCCGGCTGCTGGCCACAAGGCACAGGTGTGGGCCTCCATCCGGGCCCAGCCCATCGAGGTGGCCACCCCTTCCCACGTTG GTGATCCTCCAGCTTCGGGCCAAGCAGTGCGCCGTGTGCCGGGAGCGGGCCCGCGGCGGCGCCCTGCAGCCCTGCGCCTGCTGCGAGGGCCCACCGCTCCCATGGTGACCGCCGCGTCACCGGCCCCTCGGGCGCCCCCGGGCTCCGGAACGACGGGGGCTCGCGGACCTGACGCACCGGGACCCTGA
- the UNKL gene encoding putative E3 ubiquitin-protein ligase UNKL isoform X3 encodes MPSVSKAAAAALSGSPPQTEKPTHYSVGADRSAGATAPSTTARTCTAPSTTRPAACAPTATNASFVLGSYKTEPCPKPPRLCRQGYACPHYHNSRDRRRSPRRFQYRSTPCPSVKHGDEWGEPARCDSGDSCQYCHSRAEQQFHPEIYKSTKCNDMRQTGYCPRGPFCAFAHVEKSLGTANGWGCPATARSSAASSGQPVHAKRRESPAEGSHKAAEQDSKQNHLPVSTGAHPLAPSLGSSVASSAGSGSSSPAALPSAPRTHPPEPAPGPAVDLHPGDVSLAPLDKELEEHDLGDLGPAGPRSPGGSAPVTIPGRLPRSPSLLSSPSVSASPLSSLSQSLSGPLVSSAMTPPQQPPALTSEPGALGSSAASYSSLGLNGVPGSIWDFVSGSFSPSPSPILNAGPAPASSASPSGAELARVRRQLDEAKRKIRQWEESWQQVKQACDAWQREAKEAKERALAADSARQLALQKKEEVEAQFRRLREELEGRGPGAALPGLPRCADLGATPLPKLHSLQTRLRLDLEAVDGVSPGATTLFLPRLPALPSGPAPRGPESPSRVTVPSRPVPRLFSALSYKPLPGQGFVLEPGASEGSRAASPPPLQLCLPSWPVGLVPGQGSDEPSPMSPAAGHKAQVWASIRAQPIEVATPSHVGDPPASGQAVRRVPGAGPRRRPAALRLLRGPTAPMVTAASPAPRAPPGSGTTGARGPDAPGP; translated from the exons ACGCCAGTTTCGTGCTGGGCAGCTATAAAACAGAGCCGTGTCCGAAGCCACCGCGTCTGTGTCGCCAGGGCTATGCGTGTCCGCACTACCACAACAGCAGGGACCGGCGGCGGAGCCCGCGAAGGTTCCAGTACAG GTCCACGCCGTGTCCCAGCGTGAAGCACGGTGACGAGTGGGGTGAGCCCGCGAGGTGTGACAGTGGGGACAGCTGTCAGTACTGCCATTCCCGCGCGGAGCAGCAATTTCACCCGGAG ATCTACAAGTCTACAAAGTGCAACGACATGCGCCAAACCGGTTACTGCCCCCGGGGCCCCTTCTGCGCCTTCGCACACGTGGAAA AGAGCCTCGGAACGGCCAACGGCTGGGGCTGCCCCGCGACCGCCCGCAGCTCCGCGGCCAGCAGCGGCCAGCCCGTGCAC GCGAAGCGGAGAGAGTCACCTGCCGAGGGCAGCCACAAGGCCGCTGAGCAGGACAGCAAGCAG AACCACCTGCCGGTGTCCACAGGGGCTCATCCGCTCGCCCCCAGCCTGGGTTCCAGCGTGGCATCCAGCGCCGGCTCTGGCAGCTCCTCCCCGGCCGCCCTGCCCTCGGCTCCCCGCACCCACCCGCCTGAGCCCGCCCCAG GCCCCGCTGTGGATCTTCATCCCGGCGATGTCAGCCTCGCACCCCTAGATAAGGAGCTGGAGGAGCATGACCTGGGCGACCTGGGACCGGCAG GTCCGCGGTCGCCGGGGGGCTCGGCACCCGTCACCATCCCCGGCCGCCTGCCCCGCTCCCCGTCCCTGCTGTCGTCCCCCTCAGTGTCTGCCTCCCCACTCAGCTCGCTCTCCCAGTCTCTGTCGGGGCCCCTCGTCTCTTCGGCCATGACGCCCCCCCAGCAGCCGCCGGCCCTCACGTCGGAGCCCGGGGCGCTGGGCTCCTCGGCTGCGTCCTACAGCTCCTTAG GCTTGAACGGCGTCCCCGGGAGCATCTGGGACTTTGTTTCCGGCAGCTTCTCTCCCAGCCCGTCCCCCATCCTGAACGCCGGCCCTGCCCCCGCCTCAAGCGCCAGCCCGAGCGGAGCAGAGCTGGCCCGGGTCAGGCGGCAGCTGGACGAGGCCAAGAGGAAGATCCGGCAGTGGGAGGAGTCCTGGCAGCAGGTGAAGCAG GCCTGTGACGCGTGGCAGCGGGAGGCCAAGGAGGCCAAGGAGCGGGCGCTGGCGGCCGACAGCGCTCGGCAGCTGGCGCtgcagaagaaggaggaggtggaagcCCAGTTCCGGAGGCTGCGGGAGGAGCTGGAGGGCCGAGGGCCGGGCGCTGCGCTCCCAGGGCTGCCGCGCTGTGCCGACCTCggagccacccccctccccaagctgCACTCGCTGCAGACTCGGCTGCGCCTGGATCTGGAAGCCGTGGATGGGGTGAGTCCAGGGGCCACAACCCTCTTCCTTCCCCGCCTGCCGGCCCTGCCCTCCGGCCCTGCCCCGCGCGGTCCGGAGTCACCCTCCAGAGTCACCGTGCCATCTCGGCCTGTTCCACGCTTGTTCTCTGCACTCAGCTACAAACCCCTTCCAGGCCAGGGCTTTGTGTTAGAACCTGGAGCATCTGAAGGTTCCAGAGCAGcttccccacccccgctccaGCTCTGCCTGCCCTCTTGGCCGGTGGGCTTGGTCCCGGGTCAGGGGTCTGATGAGCCCAGTCCCATGAGCCCGGCTGCTGGCCACAAGGCACAGGTGTGGGCCTCCATCCGGGCCCAGCCCATCGAGGTGGCCACCCCTTCCCACGTTG GTGATCCTCCAGCTTCGGGCCAAGCAGTGCGCCGTGTGCCGGGAGCGGGCCCGCGGCGGCGCCCTGCAGCCCTGCGCCTGCTGCGAGGGCCCACCGCTCCCATGGTGACCGCCGCGTCACCGGCCCCTCGGGCGCCCCCGGGCTCCGGAACGACGGGGGCTCGCGGACCTGACGCACCGGGACCCTGA
- the UNKL gene encoding putative E3 ubiquitin-protein ligase UNKL isoform X6, whose protein sequence is MTPPQQPPALTSEPGALGSSAASYSSLGLNGVPGSIWDFVSGSFSPSPSPILNAGPAPASSASPSGAELARVRRQLDEAKRKIRQWEESWQQVKQACDAWQREAKEAKERALAADSARQLALQKKEEVEAQFRRLREELEGRGPGAALPGLPRCADLGATPLPKLHSLQTRLRLDLEAVDGVSPGATTLFLPRLPALPSGPAPRGPESPSRVTVPSRPVPRLFSALSYKPLPGQGFVLEPGASEGSRAASPPPLQLCLPSWPVGLVPGQGSDEPSPMSPAAGHKAQVWASIRAQPIEVATPSHVGDPPASGQAVRRVPGAGPRRRPAALRLLRGPTAPMVTAASPAPRAPPGSGTTGARGPDAPGP, encoded by the exons ATGACGCCCCCCCAGCAGCCGCCGGCCCTCACGTCGGAGCCCGGGGCGCTGGGCTCCTCGGCTGCGTCCTACAGCTCCTTAG GCTTGAACGGCGTCCCCGGGAGCATCTGGGACTTTGTTTCCGGCAGCTTCTCTCCCAGCCCGTCCCCCATCCTGAACGCCGGCCCTGCCCCCGCCTCAAGCGCCAGCCCGAGCGGAGCAGAGCTGGCCCGGGTCAGGCGGCAGCTGGACGAGGCCAAGAGGAAGATCCGGCAGTGGGAGGAGTCCTGGCAGCAGGTGAAGCAG GCCTGTGACGCGTGGCAGCGGGAGGCCAAGGAGGCCAAGGAGCGGGCGCTGGCGGCCGACAGCGCTCGGCAGCTGGCGCtgcagaagaaggaggaggtggaagcCCAGTTCCGGAGGCTGCGGGAGGAGCTGGAGGGCCGAGGGCCGGGCGCTGCGCTCCCAGGGCTGCCGCGCTGTGCCGACCTCggagccacccccctccccaagctgCACTCGCTGCAGACTCGGCTGCGCCTGGATCTGGAAGCCGTGGATGGGGTGAGTCCAGGGGCCACAACCCTCTTCCTTCCCCGCCTGCCGGCCCTGCCCTCCGGCCCTGCCCCGCGCGGTCCGGAGTCACCCTCCAGAGTCACCGTGCCATCTCGGCCTGTTCCACGCTTGTTCTCTGCACTCAGCTACAAACCCCTTCCAGGCCAGGGCTTTGTGTTAGAACCTGGAGCATCTGAAGGTTCCAGAGCAGcttccccacccccgctccaGCTCTGCCTGCCCTCTTGGCCGGTGGGCTTGGTCCCGGGTCAGGGGTCTGATGAGCCCAGTCCCATGAGCCCGGCTGCTGGCCACAAGGCACAGGTGTGGGCCTCCATCCGGGCCCAGCCCATCGAGGTGGCCACCCCTTCCCACGTTG GTGATCCTCCAGCTTCGGGCCAAGCAGTGCGCCGTGTGCCGGGAGCGGGCCCGCGGCGGCGCCCTGCAGCCCTGCGCCTGCTGCGAGGGCCCACCGCTCCCATGGTGACCGCCGCGTCACCGGCCCCTCGGGCGCCCCCGGGCTCCGGAACGACGGGGGCTCGCGGACCTGACGCACCGGGACCCTGA